One window from the genome of Trichoplusia ni isolate ovarian cell line Hi5 chromosome 13, tn1, whole genome shotgun sequence encodes:
- the LOC113500255 gene encoding liprin-alpha-1 isoform X8, translating to MWNMMCDVMPTISEDSISQRSSQLSGEDANFEQLMVSMLDERDKLVESLRETQERLGDSELRLKEVEKERDSLHRQIAANLPQEFATLTKELNQAREQLLEREEEISELKAERNNTRLLLEHLECLVSRHERSLRMTVVKRQAAAQSGVSSEVEVLKALKSLFEHHKALDEKVRERLRVALERNTALEEELALTKEELQQYKSSQDDKPKENGTVPTGSPDQNGEQQTPKDTNNVNGESETTRKISELQNTIAKQSAELSSWQRRVAELNNKVSELEDRLTKGEKELAKKQDECAKLQRDLRENVAQKEDQEERITTLEKRYLNAQRESTSLHDLNEKLEQELNHKQAQLKAQERHGSAEDRIQRLEASVDDKNAELMRLNQRLRMNEEHNTRLSATVDKLLSESNDRLQVHLKERMHALDEKNALTQELEKTRKYADELLAEKQEILKELAKWRMETEQLKRQMLEQEIAFNIQQTDALTRSLSPAAQPQPPPGLFQPKLDGSWEKLQQAHVLANVQQPFDVSSDAENEESDGGVEGGHTDAAALALMLQEQLDAINTEIRLIQEEKQTTEARAEELESRDVYKRVWCGQVGSYEHMNVVSRRGDSPPLAASPSRALPPHQPHQPHQPHLLPHAQHHLAAHHKYHTLQLCEEGGGVVSGGEGAESPLTARSLRLERAARAIHAERDRLRTHYQPPYDANISSSSSQESLGGMASSLGGGMASTWGGQGGGARAGAASAASIASMHQQKKRGIKSSLGRFFSKKEKAGMPLQQGQSPRSLSSVSSLGLSSLADDSAISDAMTPHAPMSHAPMQHQDYARTKSKDRDYRHELLGEAMRAGTPFALWNGPTVVAWLELWVGMPAWYVAACRANVKSGAIMSALSDQEIQREIGISNPLHRLKLRLAIQEMVSLTSPSAPRGTACAALAFGDMNHEWIGNVWLPSLGLPQYRTTFMECLVDARMLEHLTKRDLRTQLKMLDSFHRTSLHFGVACLKRVGYSVRALEERRRAAEHCARDVLVWTNERLQRWLAAINLKEYANNLSESGVHGALIALDDNFDANSMALALQIPTQNTQARQILELEFSSLLASGTERSARLPHDHAAS from the exons GAATTCGCGACTCTTACGAAAGAGCTCAACCAGGCCCGGGAACAGCTCCTCGAGCGGGAGGAGGAGATATCAGAGCTAAAAGCCGAGAGGAACAACACCAGA TTACTATTAGAGCACCTAGAATGCCTAGTGTCGCGGCACGAGCGCTCGCTGCGCATGACCGTGGTCAAGCGGCAGGCGGCCGCGCAGTCGGGGGTCTCCTCCGAAGTCGAGGTGCTCAAGGCGCTCAAGAGTCTCTTCGAACACCACAAGGCGCTCGACGAAAAG GTTCGAGAAAGGTTGCGTGTTGCGTTAGAACGAAACACGGCGCTGGAGGAGGAACTAGCTTTAACTAAAGAGGAG TTACAGCAATACAAGTCATCACAAGACGACAAGCCCAAAGAGAACGGCACCGTGCCCACCGGCTCGCCCGACCAGAACGGCGAGCAGCAGACGCCCAAG GATACAAATAATGTAAACGGCGAATCGGAGACGACAAGGAAAATCAGTGAACTCCAAAATACGATCGCCAAGCAG TCAGCAGAGCTGAGCTCGTGGCAGCGCCGCGTGGCCGAGCTGAACAACAAGGTGTCCGAGCTCGAGGACCGCCTCACCAAGGGCGAGAAGGAGCTCGCCAAGAAGCAGGACGAGTGCGCCAAGCTGCAGCGGGACCTCAGGGAGAACGTCGCGCAGAAGGAAGACCAG GAGGAGCGAATAACGACACTCGAGAAGCGGTATCTGAACGCGCAGCGCGAGTCCACCTCGCTGCACGACCTCAACGAGAAGTTGGAGCAAGAGCTGAACCACAAGCAGGCCCAGCTTAAG GCGCAGGAGCGACACGGGTCGGCCGAGGACCGCATCCAGCGGCTGGAGGCCAGCGTCGACGACAAGAACGCCGAGCTCATGCGCCTCAACCAGCGCCTGCGCATGAACGAGGAACACAACACCAGGCTCTCCGCCACCGTCGACAAGCTGCTCTCCGAGTCCAACGACAG GTTACAAGTTCACCTCAAGGAGCGCATGCACGCGCTGGACGAGAAGAACGCGCTCACGCAGGAGTTGGAGAAGACGCGCAAGTACGCGGACGAACTGCTGGCTGAGAAGCAGGAGATACTCAAGGAACTCGCCAAGTGGCGTATGGAGACTGAACAG TTGAAGCGTCAGATGCTGGAGCAGGAGATCGCGTTCAACATCCAGCAGACGGACGCCCTGACGCGCTCGCTGTCGCCCGCCGcgcagccgcagccgccgccCGGACTCTTCCAGCCCAAG CTGGATGGTTCTTGGGAGAAGCTGCAGCAAGCTCACGTGCTGGCTAATGTACAGCAACCCTTCGACGTGTCCAGCGACGCTGAG AACGAAGAGTCAGATGGTGGCGTTGAAGGTGGTCACACGGACGCGGCTGCCCTGGCGCTGATGCTGCAGGAGCAGCTGGATGCCATCAACACCGAGATCCGCCTCATCCAGGAAGAGAAGCAGACCACCGAGGCCCGCGCCGAGGAGCTCGAGTCCAGG GATGTATATAAGCGGGTGTGGTGTGGGCAGGTGGGCAGCTACGAGCACATGAACGTGGTGTCGCGGCGCGGGGACTCGCCGCCGCTGGCCGCGTCGCCGTCGCGCGCGCTGCCGCCCCACCAGCCCCACCAGCCCCACCAGCCCCACCTGCTGCCCCACGCGCAGCACCACCTCGCCGCGCACCACAAGTACCACACC CTGCAGCTGTGCGAGGAGGGCGGCGGCGTGGTGTCGGGCGGCGAGGGCGCGGAGTCCCCGCTGACGGCGCGCTCGCTGCGCCTGGAGCGGGCCGCGCGCGCCATACACGCCGAGCGGGACCGGCTGCGCACGCACTACCAGCCGCCGTATGACGC caATATCTCATCGAGTTCGAGCCAAGAGTCGCTGGGTGGCATGGCGTCGTCACTGGGCGGGGGCATGGCCAGCACGTGGGGCGGGCAGGGGGGCGGGGCCCGCGCGGGCGCCGCCTCTGCCGCGTCCATCGCCTCCATGCACCAGCAGAAGAAGAGGGGCATCAAGAGTTCACTCGGAAGGTTCTTCAGCAAGAAAGAGAAGGCGGGGATGCCG CTGCAGCAGGGCCAGAGCCCGCGCTCCCTGTCGTCGGTGTCCTCGCTGGGGCTGTCCTCGCTGGCGGACGACTCCGCCATCAGCGACGCCATGACGCCTCACGCGCCCATGTCGCACGCGCCCATGCAGCATCAAGACTACGCTAGGACTAAGAGCAA AGACCGCGACTACCGCCACGAGCTGCTGGGCGAGGCGATGCGCGCGGGCACCCCGTTCGCGCTGTGGAACGGGCCCACCGTGGTGGCGTGGCTGGAGCTGTGGGTGGGCATGCCGGCCTGGTACGTGGCCGCCTGCCGCGCCAACGTCAAGTCCGGCGCCATCATGTCCGCGCTCTCCGACCAGGAGATCCAGCGGGAGATCG GTATCAGCAACCCGCTGCACCGGCTGAAGCTGCGGCTGGCCATCCAGGAGATGGTGTCGCTGACGTCACCGTCGGCGCCGCGCGGGACCGCCTGCGCCGCGCTCGCCTTCGGGGACATGAACCACGAGTGGATCGGGAACGTCTGGCTACCCTCGCTAG GCTTGCCGCAGTACCGCACGACGTTCATGGAGTGTCTGGTGGACGCGCGCATGCTGGAGCACCTCACCAAGCGCGACCTGCGGACACAGCTCAAGATGCTGGACAGCTTCCACAG GACGTCGCTGCACTTCGGCGTGGCGTGCCTGAAGCGCGTGGGCTACAGCGTGCGCGCGCTGGAGGAGCGGCGCCGCGCGGCCGAGCACTGCGCGCGCGACGTGCTCGTGTGGACCAACGAGCGTCTGCAGCGGTGGCTGGCCGCCATCAACCTCAAG GAGTACGCGAACAACCTGTCGGAGAGCGGCGTGCACGGCGCGCTGATCGCGCTCGACGACAACTTCGACGCCAACAGCATGGCGCTGGCGCTGCAGATACCCACGCAGAACACGCAG GCGCGGCAGATCCTGGAGCTGGAGTTCAGCTCTCTGCTGGCGAGTGGCACGGAGCGCAGCGCCCGCCTGCCGCACGACCACGCGGCCTCCTGA
- the LOC113500255 gene encoding liprin-alpha-1 isoform X5, whose protein sequence is MWNMMCDVMPTISEDSISQRSSQLSGEDANFEQLMVSMLDERDKLVESLRETQERLGDSELRLKEVEKERDSLHRQIAANLPQEFATLTKELNQAREQLLEREEEISELKAERNNTRLLLEHLECLVSRHERSLRMTVVKRQAAAQSGVSSEVEVLKALKSLFEHHKALDEKVRERLRVALERNTALEEELALTKEELQQYKSSQDDKPKENGTVPTGSPDQNGEQQTPKDTNNVNGESETTRKISELQNTIAKQSAELSSWQRRVAELNNKVSELEDRLTKGEKELAKKQDECAKLQRDLRENVAQKEDQEERITTLEKRYLNAQRESTSLHDLNEKLEQELNHKQAQLKLQEEKIAAIEEKLELSTQKLAQMSSLPEMEEQLKARMEALNQAQERHGSAEDRIQRLEASVDDKNAELMRLNQRLRMNEEHNTRLSATVDKLLSESNDRLQVHLKERMHALDEKNALTQELEKTRKYADELLAEKQEILKELAKWRMETEQLKRQMLEQEIAFNIQQTDALTRSLSPAAQPQPPPGLFQPKLDGSWEKLQQAHVLANVQQPFDVSSDAENEESDGGVEGGHTDAAALALMLQEQLDAINTEIRLIQEEKQTTEARAEELESRVGSYEHMNVVSRRGDSPPLAASPSRALPPHQPHQPHQPHLLPHAQHHLAAHHKYHTLQLCEEGGGVVSGGEGAESPLTARSLRLERAARAIHAERDRLRTHYQPPYDANISSSSSQESLGGMASSLGGGMASTWGGQGGGARAGAASAASIASMHQQKKRGIKSSLGRFFSKKEKAGMPLQQGQSPRSLSSVSSLGLSSLADDSAISDAMTPHAPMSHAPMQHQDYARTKSKDRDYRHELLGEAMRAGTPFALWNGPTVVAWLELWVGMPAWYVAACRANVKSGAIMSALSDQEIQREIGISNPLHRLKLRLAIQEMVSLTSPSAPRGTACAALAFGDMNHEWIGNVWLPSLGLPQYRTTFMECLVDARMLEHLTKRDLRTQLKMLDSFHRTSLHFGVACLKRVGYSVRALEERRRAAEHCARDVLVWTNERLQRWLAAINLKEYANNLSESGVHGALIALDDNFDANSMALALQIPTQNTQARQILELEFSSLLASGTERSARLPHDHAAS, encoded by the exons GAATTCGCGACTCTTACGAAAGAGCTCAACCAGGCCCGGGAACAGCTCCTCGAGCGGGAGGAGGAGATATCAGAGCTAAAAGCCGAGAGGAACAACACCAGA TTACTATTAGAGCACCTAGAATGCCTAGTGTCGCGGCACGAGCGCTCGCTGCGCATGACCGTGGTCAAGCGGCAGGCGGCCGCGCAGTCGGGGGTCTCCTCCGAAGTCGAGGTGCTCAAGGCGCTCAAGAGTCTCTTCGAACACCACAAGGCGCTCGACGAAAAG GTTCGAGAAAGGTTGCGTGTTGCGTTAGAACGAAACACGGCGCTGGAGGAGGAACTAGCTTTAACTAAAGAGGAG TTACAGCAATACAAGTCATCACAAGACGACAAGCCCAAAGAGAACGGCACCGTGCCCACCGGCTCGCCCGACCAGAACGGCGAGCAGCAGACGCCCAAG GATACAAATAATGTAAACGGCGAATCGGAGACGACAAGGAAAATCAGTGAACTCCAAAATACGATCGCCAAGCAG TCAGCAGAGCTGAGCTCGTGGCAGCGCCGCGTGGCCGAGCTGAACAACAAGGTGTCCGAGCTCGAGGACCGCCTCACCAAGGGCGAGAAGGAGCTCGCCAAGAAGCAGGACGAGTGCGCCAAGCTGCAGCGGGACCTCAGGGAGAACGTCGCGCAGAAGGAAGACCAG GAGGAGCGAATAACGACACTCGAGAAGCGGTATCTGAACGCGCAGCGCGAGTCCACCTCGCTGCACGACCTCAACGAGAAGTTGGAGCAAGAGCTGAACCACAAGCAGGCCCAGCTTAAG CTGCAAGAGGAGAAGATAGCCGCCATCGAGGAGAAGTTGGAGTTGTCCACGCAGAAGTTAGCGCAGATGTCCTCCTTGCCAGAGATGGAGGAACAGCTCAAGGCCAGGATGGAGGCTCTCAACCAG GCGCAGGAGCGACACGGGTCGGCCGAGGACCGCATCCAGCGGCTGGAGGCCAGCGTCGACGACAAGAACGCCGAGCTCATGCGCCTCAACCAGCGCCTGCGCATGAACGAGGAACACAACACCAGGCTCTCCGCCACCGTCGACAAGCTGCTCTCCGAGTCCAACGACAG GTTACAAGTTCACCTCAAGGAGCGCATGCACGCGCTGGACGAGAAGAACGCGCTCACGCAGGAGTTGGAGAAGACGCGCAAGTACGCGGACGAACTGCTGGCTGAGAAGCAGGAGATACTCAAGGAACTCGCCAAGTGGCGTATGGAGACTGAACAG TTGAAGCGTCAGATGCTGGAGCAGGAGATCGCGTTCAACATCCAGCAGACGGACGCCCTGACGCGCTCGCTGTCGCCCGCCGcgcagccgcagccgccgccCGGACTCTTCCAGCCCAAG CTGGATGGTTCTTGGGAGAAGCTGCAGCAAGCTCACGTGCTGGCTAATGTACAGCAACCCTTCGACGTGTCCAGCGACGCTGAG AACGAAGAGTCAGATGGTGGCGTTGAAGGTGGTCACACGGACGCGGCTGCCCTGGCGCTGATGCTGCAGGAGCAGCTGGATGCCATCAACACCGAGATCCGCCTCATCCAGGAAGAGAAGCAGACCACCGAGGCCCGCGCCGAGGAGCTCGAGTCCAGG GTGGGCAGCTACGAGCACATGAACGTGGTGTCGCGGCGCGGGGACTCGCCGCCGCTGGCCGCGTCGCCGTCGCGCGCGCTGCCGCCCCACCAGCCCCACCAGCCCCACCAGCCCCACCTGCTGCCCCACGCGCAGCACCACCTCGCCGCGCACCACAAGTACCACACC CTGCAGCTGTGCGAGGAGGGCGGCGGCGTGGTGTCGGGCGGCGAGGGCGCGGAGTCCCCGCTGACGGCGCGCTCGCTGCGCCTGGAGCGGGCCGCGCGCGCCATACACGCCGAGCGGGACCGGCTGCGCACGCACTACCAGCCGCCGTATGACGC caATATCTCATCGAGTTCGAGCCAAGAGTCGCTGGGTGGCATGGCGTCGTCACTGGGCGGGGGCATGGCCAGCACGTGGGGCGGGCAGGGGGGCGGGGCCCGCGCGGGCGCCGCCTCTGCCGCGTCCATCGCCTCCATGCACCAGCAGAAGAAGAGGGGCATCAAGAGTTCACTCGGAAGGTTCTTCAGCAAGAAAGAGAAGGCGGGGATGCCG CTGCAGCAGGGCCAGAGCCCGCGCTCCCTGTCGTCGGTGTCCTCGCTGGGGCTGTCCTCGCTGGCGGACGACTCCGCCATCAGCGACGCCATGACGCCTCACGCGCCCATGTCGCACGCGCCCATGCAGCATCAAGACTACGCTAGGACTAAGAGCAA AGACCGCGACTACCGCCACGAGCTGCTGGGCGAGGCGATGCGCGCGGGCACCCCGTTCGCGCTGTGGAACGGGCCCACCGTGGTGGCGTGGCTGGAGCTGTGGGTGGGCATGCCGGCCTGGTACGTGGCCGCCTGCCGCGCCAACGTCAAGTCCGGCGCCATCATGTCCGCGCTCTCCGACCAGGAGATCCAGCGGGAGATCG GTATCAGCAACCCGCTGCACCGGCTGAAGCTGCGGCTGGCCATCCAGGAGATGGTGTCGCTGACGTCACCGTCGGCGCCGCGCGGGACCGCCTGCGCCGCGCTCGCCTTCGGGGACATGAACCACGAGTGGATCGGGAACGTCTGGCTACCCTCGCTAG GCTTGCCGCAGTACCGCACGACGTTCATGGAGTGTCTGGTGGACGCGCGCATGCTGGAGCACCTCACCAAGCGCGACCTGCGGACACAGCTCAAGATGCTGGACAGCTTCCACAG GACGTCGCTGCACTTCGGCGTGGCGTGCCTGAAGCGCGTGGGCTACAGCGTGCGCGCGCTGGAGGAGCGGCGCCGCGCGGCCGAGCACTGCGCGCGCGACGTGCTCGTGTGGACCAACGAGCGTCTGCAGCGGTGGCTGGCCGCCATCAACCTCAAG GAGTACGCGAACAACCTGTCGGAGAGCGGCGTGCACGGCGCGCTGATCGCGCTCGACGACAACTTCGACGCCAACAGCATGGCGCTGGCGCTGCAGATACCCACGCAGAACACGCAG GCGCGGCAGATCCTGGAGCTGGAGTTCAGCTCTCTGCTGGCGAGTGGCACGGAGCGCAGCGCCCGCCTGCCGCACGACCACGCGGCCTCCTGA
- the LOC113500255 gene encoding liprin-alpha-1 isoform X9 encodes MWNMMCDVMPTISEDSISQRSSQLSGEDANFEQLMVSMLDERDKLVESLRETQERLGDSELRLKEVEKERDSLHRQIAANLPQEFATLTKELNQAREQLLEREEEISELKAERNNTRLLLEHLECLVSRHERSLRMTVVKRQAAAQSGVSSEVEVLKALKSLFEHHKALDEKVRERLRVALERNTALEEELALTKEELQQYKSSQDDKPKENGTVPTGSPDQNGEQQTPKDTNNVNGESETTRKISELQNTIAKQSAELSSWQRRVAELNNKVSELEDRLTKGEKELAKKQDECAKLQRDLRENVAQKEDQEERITTLEKRYLNAQRESTSLHDLNEKLEQELNHKQAQLKLQEEKIAAIEEKLELSTQKLAQMSSLPEMEEQLKARMEALNQCALGAQAQERHGSAEDRIQRLEASVDDKNAELMRLNQRLRMNEEHNTRLSATVDKLLSESNDRLQVHLKERMHALDEKNALTQELEKTRKYADELLAEKQEILKELAKWRMETEQLKRQMLEQEIAFNIQQTDALTRSLSPAAQPQPPPGLFQPKLDGSWEKLQQAHVLANVQQPFDVSSDAENEESDGGVEGGHTDAAALALMLQEQLDAINTEIRLIQEEKQTTEARAEELESRLQLCEEGGGVVSGGEGAESPLTARSLRLERAARAIHAERDRLRTHYQPPYDANISSSSSQESLGGMASSLGGGMASTWGGQGGGARAGAASAASIASMHQQKKRGIKSSLGRFFSKKEKAGMPLQQGQSPRSLSSVSSLGLSSLADDSAISDAMTPHAPMSHAPMQHQDYARTKSKDRDYRHELLGEAMRAGTPFALWNGPTVVAWLELWVGMPAWYVAACRANVKSGAIMSALSDQEIQREIGISNPLHRLKLRLAIQEMVSLTSPSAPRGTACAALAFGDMNHEWIGNVWLPSLGLPQYRTTFMECLVDARMLEHLTKRDLRTQLKMLDSFHRTSLHFGVACLKRVGYSVRALEERRRAAEHCARDVLVWTNERLQRWLAAINLKEYANNLSESGVHGALIALDDNFDANSMALALQIPTQNTQARQILELEFSSLLASGTERSARLPHDHAAS; translated from the exons GAATTCGCGACTCTTACGAAAGAGCTCAACCAGGCCCGGGAACAGCTCCTCGAGCGGGAGGAGGAGATATCAGAGCTAAAAGCCGAGAGGAACAACACCAGA TTACTATTAGAGCACCTAGAATGCCTAGTGTCGCGGCACGAGCGCTCGCTGCGCATGACCGTGGTCAAGCGGCAGGCGGCCGCGCAGTCGGGGGTCTCCTCCGAAGTCGAGGTGCTCAAGGCGCTCAAGAGTCTCTTCGAACACCACAAGGCGCTCGACGAAAAG GTTCGAGAAAGGTTGCGTGTTGCGTTAGAACGAAACACGGCGCTGGAGGAGGAACTAGCTTTAACTAAAGAGGAG TTACAGCAATACAAGTCATCACAAGACGACAAGCCCAAAGAGAACGGCACCGTGCCCACCGGCTCGCCCGACCAGAACGGCGAGCAGCAGACGCCCAAG GATACAAATAATGTAAACGGCGAATCGGAGACGACAAGGAAAATCAGTGAACTCCAAAATACGATCGCCAAGCAG TCAGCAGAGCTGAGCTCGTGGCAGCGCCGCGTGGCCGAGCTGAACAACAAGGTGTCCGAGCTCGAGGACCGCCTCACCAAGGGCGAGAAGGAGCTCGCCAAGAAGCAGGACGAGTGCGCCAAGCTGCAGCGGGACCTCAGGGAGAACGTCGCGCAGAAGGAAGACCAG GAGGAGCGAATAACGACACTCGAGAAGCGGTATCTGAACGCGCAGCGCGAGTCCACCTCGCTGCACGACCTCAACGAGAAGTTGGAGCAAGAGCTGAACCACAAGCAGGCCCAGCTTAAG CTGCAAGAGGAGAAGATAGCCGCCATCGAGGAGAAGTTGGAGTTGTCCACGCAGAAGTTAGCGCAGATGTCCTCCTTGCCAGAGATGGAGGAACAGCTCAAGGCCAGGATGGAGGCTCTCAACCAG TGTGCGTTGGGCGCGCAGGCGCAGGAGCGACACGGGTCGGCCGAGGACCGCATCCAGCGGCTGGAGGCCAGCGTCGACGACAAGAACGCCGAGCTCATGCGCCTCAACCAGCGCCTGCGCATGAACGAGGAACACAACACCAGGCTCTCCGCCACCGTCGACAAGCTGCTCTCCGAGTCCAACGACAG GTTACAAGTTCACCTCAAGGAGCGCATGCACGCGCTGGACGAGAAGAACGCGCTCACGCAGGAGTTGGAGAAGACGCGCAAGTACGCGGACGAACTGCTGGCTGAGAAGCAGGAGATACTCAAGGAACTCGCCAAGTGGCGTATGGAGACTGAACAG TTGAAGCGTCAGATGCTGGAGCAGGAGATCGCGTTCAACATCCAGCAGACGGACGCCCTGACGCGCTCGCTGTCGCCCGCCGcgcagccgcagccgccgccCGGACTCTTCCAGCCCAAG CTGGATGGTTCTTGGGAGAAGCTGCAGCAAGCTCACGTGCTGGCTAATGTACAGCAACCCTTCGACGTGTCCAGCGACGCTGAG AACGAAGAGTCAGATGGTGGCGTTGAAGGTGGTCACACGGACGCGGCTGCCCTGGCGCTGATGCTGCAGGAGCAGCTGGATGCCATCAACACCGAGATCCGCCTCATCCAGGAAGAGAAGCAGACCACCGAGGCCCGCGCCGAGGAGCTCGAGTCCAGG CTGCAGCTGTGCGAGGAGGGCGGCGGCGTGGTGTCGGGCGGCGAGGGCGCGGAGTCCCCGCTGACGGCGCGCTCGCTGCGCCTGGAGCGGGCCGCGCGCGCCATACACGCCGAGCGGGACCGGCTGCGCACGCACTACCAGCCGCCGTATGACGC caATATCTCATCGAGTTCGAGCCAAGAGTCGCTGGGTGGCATGGCGTCGTCACTGGGCGGGGGCATGGCCAGCACGTGGGGCGGGCAGGGGGGCGGGGCCCGCGCGGGCGCCGCCTCTGCCGCGTCCATCGCCTCCATGCACCAGCAGAAGAAGAGGGGCATCAAGAGTTCACTCGGAAGGTTCTTCAGCAAGAAAGAGAAGGCGGGGATGCCG CTGCAGCAGGGCCAGAGCCCGCGCTCCCTGTCGTCGGTGTCCTCGCTGGGGCTGTCCTCGCTGGCGGACGACTCCGCCATCAGCGACGCCATGACGCCTCACGCGCCCATGTCGCACGCGCCCATGCAGCATCAAGACTACGCTAGGACTAAGAGCAA AGACCGCGACTACCGCCACGAGCTGCTGGGCGAGGCGATGCGCGCGGGCACCCCGTTCGCGCTGTGGAACGGGCCCACCGTGGTGGCGTGGCTGGAGCTGTGGGTGGGCATGCCGGCCTGGTACGTGGCCGCCTGCCGCGCCAACGTCAAGTCCGGCGCCATCATGTCCGCGCTCTCCGACCAGGAGATCCAGCGGGAGATCG GTATCAGCAACCCGCTGCACCGGCTGAAGCTGCGGCTGGCCATCCAGGAGATGGTGTCGCTGACGTCACCGTCGGCGCCGCGCGGGACCGCCTGCGCCGCGCTCGCCTTCGGGGACATGAACCACGAGTGGATCGGGAACGTCTGGCTACCCTCGCTAG GCTTGCCGCAGTACCGCACGACGTTCATGGAGTGTCTGGTGGACGCGCGCATGCTGGAGCACCTCACCAAGCGCGACCTGCGGACACAGCTCAAGATGCTGGACAGCTTCCACAG GACGTCGCTGCACTTCGGCGTGGCGTGCCTGAAGCGCGTGGGCTACAGCGTGCGCGCGCTGGAGGAGCGGCGCCGCGCGGCCGAGCACTGCGCGCGCGACGTGCTCGTGTGGACCAACGAGCGTCTGCAGCGGTGGCTGGCCGCCATCAACCTCAAG GAGTACGCGAACAACCTGTCGGAGAGCGGCGTGCACGGCGCGCTGATCGCGCTCGACGACAACTTCGACGCCAACAGCATGGCGCTGGCGCTGCAGATACCCACGCAGAACACGCAG GCGCGGCAGATCCTGGAGCTGGAGTTCAGCTCTCTGCTGGCGAGTGGCACGGAGCGCAGCGCCCGCCTGCCGCACGACCACGCGGCCTCCTGA